One region of Pseudomonas alvandae genomic DNA includes:
- a CDS encoding MFS transporter: MSRPASTRVSLIFLAITLLGFLAASSAPTPLYHLYQEHMQFSPAILTLIFGVYAFSLLAALLVVGSLSDYLGRRPVIFVALLLNVLAMLLFINAESVAWLIGARLIQGFATGMATSVLGAALLDFDRQQGPLITSVAPLLGMACGAMGCGLLAEFAPMPLQLTYWILLALFVFQAIYLWRLAESVSPQPGAWRSLRPTLHVPVQARRALWLILPLDLAAWAVGGFYLSLAPSLVRAATGSTSNLIGGALVAVLTLTGALSIYALRNRAADMMLRLGASLLVLGLALVLIAVHTASLPLFFIGTLITGSGFGSGFLGALRSIMPLALPHERAGLMSAFYVLSYLAFSLPSLLAGNLTRLYGLIPTTNGFGAVLILMAVGALAGLLRQPAKPLADGLRS, encoded by the coding sequence ATGTCTCGTCCAGCTTCGACCCGCGTCAGCCTGATATTTCTGGCGATCACCTTGCTCGGTTTTCTGGCGGCGTCCAGCGCGCCGACGCCGTTGTACCACCTCTACCAGGAGCACATGCAATTCTCCCCGGCGATCCTGACACTAATCTTCGGCGTGTACGCGTTCAGTCTGTTGGCGGCCCTGTTGGTCGTCGGCTCGTTGTCTGATTACCTCGGCCGCAGACCGGTGATTTTCGTCGCGTTGCTGCTCAACGTGCTGGCGATGCTGCTATTTATCAATGCCGAGAGTGTCGCCTGGTTGATCGGCGCGCGGTTGATCCAGGGCTTCGCCACGGGCATGGCCACCAGTGTCTTGGGCGCAGCGTTGCTGGATTTCGATCGCCAGCAGGGCCCGCTGATCACCAGCGTGGCGCCTCTGCTGGGCATGGCATGTGGCGCGATGGGGTGTGGCTTGTTGGCAGAATTCGCGCCGATGCCGTTGCAACTGACCTACTGGATTCTGTTGGCGTTGTTTGTCTTCCAAGCCATTTACCTCTGGCGCCTGGCGGAAAGCGTCAGCCCACAACCCGGGGCCTGGCGATCGCTGCGCCCGACCTTACATGTGCCGGTCCAGGCGCGGCGCGCATTGTGGCTGATATTGCCCTTGGACTTGGCGGCCTGGGCGGTCGGTGGATTCTATCTGTCCCTGGCGCCGTCTTTGGTTCGGGCCGCGACCGGGTCGACGTCGAACCTGATCGGCGGTGCGCTGGTGGCCGTGTTGACGCTCACGGGGGCGTTGTCGATCTATGCCCTGCGTAACCGCGCGGCGGACATGATGCTGCGGCTTGGCGCCAGCCTGCTGGTACTTGGCCTGGCCCTGGTGCTGATCGCCGTGCACACGGCCAGCCTGCCCTTGTTTTTCATTGGCACGCTGATTACCGGCAGCGGTTTCGGTTCGGGATTCCTCGGTGCCCTGCGCAGCATCATGCCGCTGGCCTTGCCCCACGAACGGGCGGGGTTGATGTCGGCGTTCTATGTGCTCAGCTACTTGGCGTTCAGCTTGCCGTCGCTGCTGGCTGGGAACCTGACGCGTCTCTACGGTCTGATTCCGACCACCAATGGTTTTGGTGCAGTGCTGATCTTAATGGCCGTCGGCGCGCTGGCAGGCTTGCTGCGCCAACCCGCGAAACCGTTGGCTGATGGGCTTCGTTCTTGA
- a CDS encoding TetR/AcrR family transcriptional regulator, whose product MAIKEGLRPGGRSARVQESIHSAVRALLQEQDRATLTVPQIAARAGVTPSTIYRRWGDLPALLADVAIERMRPDGEPANTGSLRGDLRAWAEQYLDEMTSEPGRNMMRDIQACATPGYCVGIISGQLQIILDRYPDEPNPGIERLVNVIVAPTVFRILFATAPLEVEELYRLVDMALDQ is encoded by the coding sequence ATGGCTATCAAAGAAGGTTTACGCCCCGGCGGCAGAAGCGCCCGGGTCCAAGAGTCGATTCATTCGGCGGTGCGCGCCCTGCTCCAGGAGCAGGATCGCGCCACCCTGACCGTGCCGCAGATCGCTGCGCGCGCGGGCGTCACGCCGTCCACCATTTACCGGCGCTGGGGCGATCTGCCGGCGCTGCTGGCCGACGTCGCCATCGAGCGCATGCGCCCCGACGGCGAACCGGCCAACACCGGCAGCCTGCGCGGCGACTTGCGCGCCTGGGCCGAGCAATACCTGGACGAAATGACTTCCGAGCCCGGCCGCAACATGATGCGCGACATCCAGGCCTGCGCCACGCCGGGGTATTGCGTGGGCATTATCAGCGGCCAACTGCAGATCATCCTGGACCGTTATCCCGATGAGCCGAATCCCGGGATCGAGCGGTTGGTGAACGTGATCGTCGCGCCGACGGTGTTTCGCATCCTCTTCGCCACGGCGCCGCTGGAGGTCGAGGAGTTGTATCGGTTGGTGGATATGGCGTTGGATCAGTGA
- the rmuC gene encoding DNA recombination protein RmuC — protein MLEERLATAHMAHDGLNAQLDACRDEISDLSQANAAKQAELAAACREVELLQIERDNARDAAHAWNLERANKEAELRRLDAQAASLHAELREQQESHQQRLDDLQGSRDALRAQFAELAGKIFDEREQRFAETSQQRLGQLLDPLKERIQSFEKRVEESYQAEARERFSLGKELERLQQLNLRLSDEATNLTRALKGQKTQGNWGELILERVLEHAGLEKGREYQTQVSLKGPDGERFQPDVLIYLPGDKQVVVDSKVSLTAYQQYVAAEDNAIGQLALKQHVVSLRAHVKGLAGKDYKRLDGLHSLDFVLLFVPIEAAFSAALQAEPNLFQEAFDRNIVIVSPTTLLATLRVIDSLWKQERQSQNAREIAERAGWLYDKFVLFIQDLDEIGSRLQQLDKAYAAARNKLTEGRGNLVSRSEQLKLLGARASKSLPAELLERAMADVDGLPEETGEESQGQ, from the coding sequence CTGCTGGAAGAACGCCTGGCCACCGCCCACATGGCCCACGATGGGTTGAACGCCCAACTCGATGCTTGCCGCGACGAAATCAGCGACCTGAGCCAGGCCAATGCTGCCAAGCAGGCCGAGCTCGCCGCTGCGTGTCGCGAGGTCGAGTTGCTGCAGATCGAACGCGACAACGCCAGGGACGCAGCTCATGCCTGGAACCTGGAACGCGCCAATAAAGAAGCGGAACTGCGCCGCCTCGATGCCCAGGCGGCCTCGTTGCATGCCGAATTGCGCGAGCAGCAGGAAAGCCATCAGCAGCGCCTGGACGACCTGCAAGGCTCGCGAGACGCATTGCGCGCCCAGTTCGCTGAGCTGGCGGGGAAAATCTTCGATGAGCGCGAACAGCGCTTCGCCGAAACCAGCCAGCAGCGCCTCGGGCAATTGCTCGATCCACTGAAGGAGCGCATCCAGTCCTTCGAAAAACGCGTCGAAGAAAGCTATCAGGCCGAGGCGCGGGAGCGATTCTCCCTGGGCAAGGAGCTGGAGCGGCTGCAACAACTGAACCTGCGCCTGAGCGATGAAGCCACCAACCTCACCCGGGCGCTCAAGGGCCAGAAAACCCAGGGCAACTGGGGCGAATTGATTTTGGAGCGTGTCCTGGAACATGCCGGCCTGGAGAAGGGCCGCGAATACCAGACCCAAGTCAGCCTCAAGGGCCCGGATGGTGAACGTTTCCAGCCAGACGTGTTGATCTACCTGCCCGGCGACAAGCAAGTCGTCGTCGATTCAAAAGTCAGCCTGACGGCTTACCAGCAATACGTGGCCGCCGAGGACAATGCCATCGGCCAGCTCGCCCTCAAGCAACACGTGGTGTCGTTGCGGGCCCACGTCAAAGGCTTGGCCGGCAAGGACTACAAGCGCCTGGACGGTTTGCACAGCCTGGATTTCGTGTTGCTGTTCGTGCCGATCGAAGCGGCATTTTCCGCGGCCCTGCAAGCCGAGCCTAATCTGTTCCAGGAAGCCTTCGATCGCAACATCGTCATCGTCAGCCCGACTACGCTGTTGGCGACCTTGCGGGTGATCGACAGCCTGTGGAAACAGGAACGCCAGAGCCAGAACGCCCGGGAAATCGCCGAGCGGGCGGGGTGGCTGTATGACAAGTTCGTCCTGTTCATCCAAGACCTGGATGAAATCGGCAGCCGCTTGCAGCAGTTGGACAAAGCCTACGCCGCTGCACGCAACAAGCTGACGGAAGGGCGCGGCAACCTGGTCAGCCGCAGCGAACAACTGAAGCTGCTGGGCGCCCGGGCGAGCAAGAGCCTGCCTGCGGAGCTGCTCGAGCGCGCAATGGCGGATGTGGATGGGTTGCCTGAAGAGACCGGCGAAGAAAGCCAGGGTCAGTAG
- a CDS encoding OmpP1/FadL family transporter yields the protein MKKMMLKTTLGLAVTLASTQLFASGFALNEQSISGMGTGFAGRSSSADDASTVFGNPAGMSRLKRQQVTGGFAAIDASTDINDASGSRSGTNDGDMVPLTGVPMGYYVKPIDDQWAFGLGVYAPFGLITDYENSFQGRNFGSKSVVKVVTFQPTVSYAFNDKVSIGFGPTINRISGSLESALNTPFSPNDGNVKIKGDDIGYGYNIGLLVQATDTTRVGLTYHSKVKYKLEGHTEVSPGAGTPGFLLSGARYDASLDITTPESVDFSVTQEINDAWTVYAGSTWTRWSRLKDITVNNDVTGGGALNPTLFGTITEEQNWHDTWAYAIGTSYQLNKQWVLRTGLSFDQSPTNNTDRSPRIPTGDRTIFSLGAGWSPTEDLTIDVAYSYLKEEKVNVNRTNALGQAYSAEYENSANGFGVGATYRF from the coding sequence ATGAAAAAAATGATGCTCAAAACCACCCTTGGCCTTGCCGTGACCTTGGCATCCACCCAACTTTTTGCCAGTGGCTTTGCCTTGAACGAACAAAGCATCAGTGGCATGGGCACTGGCTTCGCGGGTCGTTCTTCTTCTGCCGATGATGCAAGCACCGTGTTCGGCAACCCTGCCGGCATGTCGCGCCTCAAGCGTCAACAAGTCACCGGCGGTTTCGCTGCCATCGACGCCTCCACCGATATCAACGATGCCAGCGGCAGCCGCTCCGGCACCAACGATGGCGACATGGTTCCGCTCACCGGTGTTCCGATGGGCTATTACGTCAAGCCTATCGATGATCAGTGGGCATTCGGCCTGGGCGTGTACGCGCCGTTCGGCCTGATCACCGACTATGAAAACAGCTTCCAGGGCCGCAACTTCGGCAGCAAGAGCGTAGTGAAGGTCGTGACCTTCCAGCCAACCGTCAGCTATGCCTTCAATGACAAGGTATCGATCGGTTTCGGCCCGACCATCAACCGGATTTCGGGTTCGTTGGAGTCGGCGCTGAATACGCCGTTTTCGCCTAACGACGGCAATGTCAAAATCAAGGGCGACGACATCGGCTACGGCTATAACATCGGCTTGCTGGTCCAGGCCACCGACACTACCCGCGTCGGCCTGACCTACCACTCCAAGGTCAAGTACAAGCTCGAAGGCCACACCGAAGTAAGCCCTGGTGCTGGTACGCCTGGCTTCCTGCTGAGTGGCGCGCGCTACGACGCCTCGCTGGACATCACCACGCCTGAGTCGGTGGACTTTTCCGTCACCCAGGAAATCAACGATGCCTGGACCGTCTACGCCGGCAGCACCTGGACTCGCTGGAGCCGCCTGAAAGACATCACCGTGAACAATGACGTCACGGGCGGCGGCGCATTGAACCCAACCCTCTTCGGCACCATCACCGAAGAACAGAACTGGCACGACACCTGGGCCTACGCCATCGGTACCTCCTACCAGCTGAACAAGCAGTGGGTACTGCGCACCGGCCTGTCCTTCGACCAGTCGCCGACCAACAACACCGACCGCTCGCCACGTATCCCTACCGGTGACCGGACCATCTTCAGCCTCGGTGCCGGCTGGAGCCCAACCGAAGACCTGACCATCGACGTGGCGTATTCCTACCTCAAGGAAGAAAAAGTCAACGTCAACAGGACCAACGCCTTGGGTCAAGCCTACAGCGCTGAATACGAAAACAGCGCCAACGGCTTCGGTGTCGGTGCAACCTATCGCTTCTGA
- a CDS encoding TDT family transporter has product MTCRAERYRLRPLSHLPSPLEVVRQFTPNWFAATMGTGVLALALAQLPGATPGLHRVAEGLWLLNILLFIVFAGLYTARWVLFFDEARRIFGHSTVSMFFGTIPMGLATIINGFLLFGVPRWGEGVLSLVEVLWWIDVAMSLACGVLIPYLMFTRQEHRIDQMTAVWLLPVVAAEVAAASGGLLAPHLGDAHSQLVTLVTSYILWAFSLPVAFSILTILLLRMALHKLPHENMAASSWLALGPIGTGALGMLLLGGDAPMIFAANGLPGMGEVASGLGLVAGITLWGFGFWWMLMALLITARYLREGIPFNLGWWGFTFPLGVYALTTLKLASLLSLAFFSVFGCGLVALLVVMWLIVGWRTLVGAWHGELFVSPCIAALAK; this is encoded by the coding sequence ATGACGTGCCGTGCTGAAAGATATCGCCTGCGCCCCCTGAGCCATCTGCCGAGTCCGCTGGAAGTCGTTCGGCAATTCACCCCGAATTGGTTCGCCGCCACTATGGGCACCGGTGTGCTGGCGCTGGCCTTGGCGCAGTTGCCCGGGGCGACCCCGGGCTTGCACCGGGTGGCTGAAGGGCTGTGGTTGCTCAACATTTTGCTGTTCATTGTGTTTGCCGGGCTCTACACCGCTCGCTGGGTGCTCTTCTTTGATGAGGCCCGGCGGATCTTCGGACATTCAACCGTGTCGATGTTTTTCGGCACGATTCCGATGGGGCTGGCAACCATCATCAACGGTTTCCTACTGTTCGGCGTCCCGCGCTGGGGGGAGGGCGTGCTGTCGCTGGTCGAGGTGTTGTGGTGGATCGACGTGGCGATGTCATTGGCCTGCGGCGTGTTGATTCCGTACCTGATGTTTACCCGCCAGGAACACCGCATCGACCAGATGACGGCCGTGTGGCTGTTGCCCGTGGTGGCTGCCGAAGTCGCCGCCGCCAGCGGTGGGTTATTGGCACCGCACCTTGGGGACGCCCATTCGCAACTGGTGACGTTGGTCACCAGCTACATACTCTGGGCATTTTCCCTACCGGTGGCATTCAGCATTCTGACGATCCTGCTGTTGCGCATGGCCCTGCATAAACTGCCCCACGAAAACATGGCTGCTTCGAGCTGGCTGGCCCTTGGCCCGATCGGTACCGGCGCCCTGGGCATGTTGTTGCTGGGCGGTGATGCGCCCATGATTTTCGCCGCCAATGGTCTGCCGGGCATGGGCGAGGTCGCTTCAGGCCTGGGATTGGTCGCCGGCATCACCCTGTGGGGCTTCGGTTTCTGGTGGATGTTGATGGCGCTGTTGATCACCGCGCGCTATTTGCGTGAAGGCATCCCGTTCAACCTTGGTTGGTGGGGCTTCACCTTTCCCTTGGGCGTGTATGCGCTGACAACCCTGAAGCTGGCGAGCCTGCTGAGCCTGGCGTTTTTCAGTGTGTTCGGCTGTGGGCTGGTGGCGCTGCTGGTGGTGATGTGGCTGATCGTTGGCTGGCGCACGCTGGTCGGCGCCTGGCACGGTGAGTTGTTTGTGTCGCCCTGCATTGCGGCGCTGGCGAAATAA
- a CDS encoding glutathione peroxidase has protein sequence MLMRWLAVPALLLAVTGQVWAADCPPLLEGKLPKLRAKETIDLCQRFAGKPLVVVNTASFCGFAPQFKGLEALNQRYKGEGLEVLGVPSNDFKQESKDGAETAKVCYVNYGVTFTMTEPQPVRGADAIPLFKHLAEQSSAPKWNFYKYVVDRQGKVVGSFSSRIKPDDPDFIKAVEAAIASKP, from the coding sequence ATGCTGATGCGCTGGCTTGCTGTTCCCGCCCTGTTGCTCGCTGTGACCGGGCAAGTATGGGCGGCTGATTGCCCGCCGTTGCTGGAAGGCAAATTACCCAAATTGCGGGCCAAGGAAACCATCGATCTTTGCCAGCGCTTCGCCGGTAAGCCATTGGTGGTGGTCAACACCGCCAGCTTCTGTGGGTTCGCCCCACAGTTCAAAGGGCTCGAAGCCCTGAACCAGCGTTACAAAGGCGAAGGGCTGGAAGTGCTGGGCGTACCGTCCAATGATTTCAAGCAGGAATCCAAGGATGGCGCAGAGACCGCCAAGGTCTGCTACGTCAACTACGGCGTGACCTTCACCATGACCGAGCCGCAACCGGTGCGAGGCGCGGACGCCATACCGTTGTTCAAGCATCTGGCTGAGCAATCCAGCGCGCCGAAATGGAATTTCTATAAATACGTCGTTGATCGCCAAGGCAAGGTGGTCGGCAGTTTCTCCAGCCGGATCAAGCCTGATGATCCTGATTTCATCAAGGCGGTAGAGGCGGCCATCGCTTCCAAACCTTGA
- a CDS encoding hybrid sensor histidine kinase/response regulator: MSLSSGLIAVVALAYMAIMFAIAFYGDRRSTPLPPRVRAWVYSLSLAVYCTSWTFFGAVGQAAEQLWAFLPIYLGPILLMVLAPWVLQKMVMISKQENITSIADFIAARYGKSQSLAVVVALICLVGVLPYIALQLKGIVLGVNLLIGAGADAMGTRAQDTALIVSLILALFTIVFGTRNLDATEHHRGMVLAIAFESLVKLFAFLAVGAFVTFGLYDGFDDLFNQAMLAPRLEQYWKETINWPSMVVQTGVAMMAIICLPRQFHVTVVENIEPQDLRLAKWVFPAYLALAALFVVPIALAGQMMLPSSVLPDSFVISLPLAQAHPALAVLAFIGGASAATGMVIVASVALSTMVSNDMLLPWLLRRNNAERPFEVFRQWMLSVRRVSIVVILLLAYVSYRLLGSTASLATIGQIAFAAVTQLAPAMLGALYWKQANRRGVFAGLAMGIFLWFYTLVLPIAAHSLGWSLGSFPGLAWLHGNPLNLPITPLTQGVVLSLAGNFILFAWVSVLSRTRVSEHWQAGRFIGQEISARPNPRSMLAVQIDDLLQLAARFVGEERARQSFIRFAYRQGKGFNPSQNADSEWIAHTERLLAGVLGASSTRAVVKAAIEGREMQLEDVVRIADEASEVLQFNRALLQGAIENITQGISVVDQSLRLVAWNRRYLELFNYPDGLISVGRPIADIIRYNAERGLCGPGEAEVHVARRLHWMRQGRAHTSERLFPNGRVIELIGNPMPGGGFVMSFTDITAFREAAQALTEANEGLEQRVAERTRELSQLNLALTEAKSTAESAYQSKTRFLAAVSHDLMQPLNAARLFSAALSHQHDGLPGEARQLVQHLDSSLRSAEDLITDLLDISRLENGKINPDRKPFALNDLFDTLGAEFTALAQEQGLKFRVRGSRLRVDSDIKLLRRVLQNFLTNAFRYAKGPVLLGVRRRDGELCLEVWDRGPGIAEDKQQVIFEEFKRLDSHQTRAEKGLGLGLAIADGLCRVLGHTLRVRSWPGRGSVFSVSVPLASTQVVAPTVVVEPNGHLPSGAQVLCVDNEDSILIGMDSLLTRWGCRVWTARNREECERWLTQGGRPQLALVDFHLDDGETGTELMAWLRTRMGEPVPGVVISADGRPETVAQVHAAGLDYLAKPVKPAALRALLSRHLPL, translated from the coding sequence ATGTCGCTGTCCAGCGGGCTGATCGCCGTTGTCGCCCTGGCCTATATGGCCATCATGTTCGCCATCGCCTTCTACGGCGACCGACGCAGCACGCCGCTGCCGCCGCGCGTGCGGGCGTGGGTCTATAGCCTGTCGCTGGCAGTGTATTGCACCAGTTGGACGTTCTTTGGCGCAGTGGGCCAGGCCGCCGAACAACTCTGGGCCTTCCTGCCGATCTACCTCGGGCCGATCCTGTTGATGGTGTTGGCGCCGTGGGTCCTGCAGAAGATGGTGATGATCAGCAAGCAGGAGAACATCACCTCCATCGCCGACTTCATCGCCGCCCGCTATGGCAAGTCCCAATCCCTGGCGGTGGTGGTGGCCCTGATCTGCCTGGTCGGCGTGCTGCCCTACATTGCCTTGCAGCTCAAGGGGATCGTGCTCGGAGTGAACCTGTTGATCGGCGCCGGAGCCGACGCCATGGGCACCCGGGCGCAGGATACGGCGTTGATCGTCTCGCTGATCCTGGCACTGTTCACGATTGTCTTCGGCACCCGCAACCTCGACGCCACCGAGCACCACCGCGGCATGGTGCTGGCGATTGCCTTTGAATCCCTGGTCAAGCTGTTCGCCTTCCTGGCGGTCGGCGCGTTCGTCACGTTCGGCCTTTATGACGGCTTCGACGATCTCTTCAACCAGGCGATGCTGGCGCCGCGACTGGAGCAGTACTGGAAAGAAACCATCAACTGGCCGTCCATGGTGGTGCAGACCGGGGTGGCGATGATGGCGATCATTTGCCTGCCGCGGCAGTTCCACGTCACCGTGGTCGAGAACATCGAACCCCAGGACCTGCGCCTGGCCAAATGGGTGTTCCCCGCCTACCTGGCCCTGGCGGCGCTGTTCGTCGTGCCGATCGCCCTCGCCGGGCAAATGATGTTGCCCAGCTCGGTGTTGCCGGACTCGTTCGTCATCAGCCTACCGCTCGCCCAAGCCCATCCGGCGCTGGCGGTGCTGGCCTTCATCGGCGGCGCCTCGGCCGCCACCGGCATGGTCATCGTCGCGAGTGTCGCGCTGTCGACCATGGTCTCCAATGACATGCTGTTGCCCTGGCTGCTGCGCCGCAACAATGCCGAGCGGCCGTTTGAAGTATTCCGCCAATGGATGCTGTCGGTACGCCGGGTGAGTATTGTCGTGATTCTCCTGCTGGCCTACGTCAGCTATCGATTGCTGGGTTCGACAGCGAGCCTGGCGACCATCGGCCAGATCGCCTTCGCCGCAGTGACGCAACTGGCGCCCGCCATGCTCGGCGCGCTGTACTGGAAACAGGCAAACCGGCGCGGTGTGTTTGCCGGCCTCGCCATGGGCATATTCCTCTGGTTCTACACTCTGGTGCTGCCGATCGCCGCCCACAGCCTGGGCTGGTCGCTGGGCAGTTTCCCCGGTCTGGCCTGGCTGCATGGCAACCCACTGAACCTGCCGATCACCCCGCTGACCCAAGGCGTCGTCCTGTCCCTGGCCGGCAACTTCATATTGTTCGCCTGGGTCTCGGTGCTGTCGCGCACGCGCGTGTCGGAGCATTGGCAGGCTGGACGCTTCATCGGCCAAGAGATCAGCGCCCGACCCAATCCACGCTCCATGCTGGCGGTGCAGATCGATGATCTGTTGCAACTTGCCGCCCGCTTCGTCGGCGAAGAACGCGCGCGCCAGAGCTTCATCCGCTTTGCCTATCGCCAAGGCAAGGGTTTCAACCCAAGCCAGAACGCCGACAGCGAATGGATCGCCCACACCGAGCGCCTGCTGGCCGGCGTCCTGGGGGCCTCTTCGACGCGAGCGGTGGTGAAGGCGGCGATCGAAGGCCGGGAGATGCAACTGGAAGACGTCGTGCGGATCGCCGACGAAGCGTCCGAGGTGCTGCAATTCAACCGGGCCCTGCTGCAAGGCGCCATTGAAAACATCACCCAAGGCATCAGCGTGGTCGATCAGTCCCTGCGGCTGGTGGCGTGGAACCGCCGGTACCTGGAATTGTTCAACTACCCCGACGGCTTGATCAGCGTCGGTCGGCCGATCGCCGACATCATCCGCTACAACGCCGAGCGCGGCCTCTGTGGTCCGGGCGAGGCGGAAGTCCATGTCGCCCGGCGCCTGCACTGGATGCGCCAGGGCCGGGCGCACACCTCGGAACGGCTATTCCCCAACGGCCGGGTGATCGAGCTGATCGGCAACCCGATGCCCGGCGGCGGTTTTGTCATGAGTTTCACCGATATCACCGCGTTCCGCGAAGCCGCCCAGGCCTTGACCGAAGCCAACGAAGGGCTGGAACAACGGGTGGCCGAACGCACCCGCGAACTCTCGCAACTGAACCTGGCCCTGACCGAAGCCAAGAGCACGGCCGAATCCGCGTACCAATCCAAGACCCGCTTCCTCGCCGCTGTCAGCCATGACCTGATGCAACCGCTCAACGCCGCGCGACTGTTCTCCGCCGCGCTGTCCCACCAGCACGACGGCTTGCCGGGCGAGGCCCGGCAGTTGGTCCAGCATCTGGACAGCTCATTGCGCTCGGCCGAGGACCTGATCACTGACCTGCTGGACATTTCCCGGCTGGAAAACGGCAAGATCAACCCCGACCGCAAGCCGTTCGCCCTCAACGATTTGTTCGACACGCTGGGCGCCGAATTCACGGCGCTGGCCCAGGAGCAAGGCCTGAAATTTCGGGTTCGTGGTTCGCGGCTGCGGGTCGACAGCGACATCAAGTTGCTGCGGCGCGTTCTGCAGAACTTCCTCACCAACGCCTTCCGCTACGCCAAGGGGCCGGTGCTGCTGGGCGTACGCCGCCGCGACGGTGAGCTGTGCCTGGAGGTCTGGGATCGAGGGCCGGGCATCGCCGAAGACAAACAGCAAGTGATTTTCGAAGAGTTCAAACGCCTCGACAGCCATCAGACCCGCGCCGAAAAAGGCCTCGGCCTCGGCCTGGCGATCGCTGATGGGCTGTGCCGCGTGCTTGGCCATACATTGCGCGTACGCTCCTGGCCGGGGCGCGGCAGTGTGTTCAGCGTCAGCGTGCCGCTGGCCAGCACGCAAGTCGTGGCGCCCACTGTCGTGGTCGAGCCCAACGGTCACTTGCCCAGCGGAGCGCAGGTGCTGTGCGTGGACAACGAAGACAGCATCCTGATTGGCATGGACAGCCTGCTGACCCGCTGGGGTTGCCGGGTGTGGACCGCGCGCAACCGCGAGGAATGCGAGCGCTGGCTGACCCAGGGTGGCCGCCCGCAACTGGCCCTGGTGGATTTTCATCTGGACGACGGCGAAACGGGTACCGAGTTGATGGCCTGGTTGCGCACGCGGATGGGCGAACCGGTGCCGGGCGTGGTGATCAGCGCCGACGGCCGGCCCGAGACCGTGGCCCAGGTGCATGCGGCGGGATTGGATTACTTGGCCAAGCCAGTGAAACCGGCCGCGTTGAGAGCGTTGTTGAGTCGGCATTTGCCGTTGTAA